The Streptomyces rimosus genomic interval CGTGACGGAGGTCGTAGGGGCGCCTGGCCAGCTCCTGCGCCTGCTCGCCGAGGGTGAGTGTGGTTTCGCGTGCGCGTCGCCACGTCACGTTGTAGGCGGAGATGTCGACGTAGTTGCCCGCCTGGTTGCGAAAGAGACGGCCGTCGGGCGCCACGCCGAAGCGTTCGATGTGTCCGCGCAGCACGGCGACGAATGACGGCGGTATCGGGACCGGCCGGGTGGCCTTGGCCGCGCGTCTCTTCAAAGAGTGAATTTCGTAGGAACTCCCGTCGTTCGTCCACTCCTTACCCGCCGTGACCACGCCGCCTTTGAGGTTGAGCAGGCCCCAGCCGGTCGCCGGGAGGCGGCACTGCGCTTCTCTGAGGTGGATCACCTCGGCCGGCCGCATGGCGGCGTAGTACATGCAACCGAAGAACGCGTGCAGATGAGGGCCTCGTCCCGGCTGTGCGGCGACCGCCGTCAGCAGCCTGGCCACCTGCGCCGGATTCGGCACGCAGTCGGGATCCACTTCGTCGGCGACAGCCGGTGCCACCCACCGCAACCCCGCGAGCGGGTTATGAGCGAAGTAACCGCGCTCGACCGCGACACCGAACACCTCGTTGATCGCTGCTTTCTTGCGCTTCACGGTCTTCGCGGCGGCCGGATTCCCGTCGAGCTTGCTGCACAGAGCATCCAGCCCGCGCCGCAGGACGTCCGGCTCCTCCAACTCACTGACCGGCAGGGTGTAGCGCTGCAGCCAGTCCAGAGCCGACTGCCACTCCTCACGCGGCTCCGTGGCCCAGGCGTTCTTATTGAACGCCCAGGAATACAGAGCCCGTCGCAGCACCCGCGGCTCCCGGTAAGCGGCCCCCCCTTCCACCAAGGCAGGGGTGATGGTGGCCAGGGCATCAGCCAGAGTGCGGCGAGTATTGCCCGGTGTCCGGTCCCATCGCTGGTCGATGTACTCGCGGACCAGGGAGTACCACGTCGTCCGCTGTTTCAGCGCACGGATCTCCGAGGCCGGCAAACCCAGCCGCACGTCGAACGGTTCGCCGTCGCGCGCCGCCGTCATCAACTTGGCCCGCCGACTTTCGGCAAGGCCCTTGGTAAGAAACGACTCGGACCGCTCGCGCCCACTGACCGTCCAGCGGACTTCGAACGGCTTTCGCCGATCCGGCCGCTCCCGGATGTCCCAGAAGCGGACGTGATAACTCATCGCCAATGCGGGGTTTCCTTCTCACATTCCCGCCACCAGGCGTCCAGATCGACTCGGCGGCAGCGAAGCTCACCATTCGGCAGCTTGATCATGCGTGGGGCCTGGCCGCGAGCACGCAGGCGGTAGAACGCCGACGGGCTCATACGAATCTCGGCCAATACCTCAGCAAGTTTCAGCGCAGGGGGACGAACCACGAACATTTCCTTCATTCCAAGACGCCACCGAATAGGCGCAATCGTGCAGGGTGGTGGGCCAAGCCGGAACCGAGTGCGAAGCATGCGCTCCTTGTCTCACGCTCCTGACAGGACGTTACCTCCGCAACCAAATGTGTGTTAGCTCGGTCCACCGCGTCCGCTGTTCCACCGCGATGGAGCCGCTGCGGACTCCTCAATGGTCGCGATGATCGCCGGTTTGGCTAACCGGCAATCGTCGGCTATTTTGCGCTCCCAGCCCTGGGACACATCCTCGCTTGCCATCAACCGTTAAACGTTCAATTGCCCGATGCTCCGAGGCCCTTCGACCAGCGAACTGCCTCGCATCTGAGGAAACTCGAACAGGCCGGAGAGCACGAGTCAGCGGAACAAACTCCTCACATATAGCCCGGCGAGCTGCTGGTGAGCCCTGTTCTTCCGGGGTGTTGTACGTTCACATAGCCCCGGAGAGAGTTCCAGTCCTTTGTGGTTCTTTCTCGTCTGCCGTGAGCGAATGGGTCGGCCACTGGCCCACGCGGCGCGATCGGGCAGCGAGAAAGCCGGGCACTGGCGCCCTGCCCGTCGTACTGTCGCCAGCCAACACCGCAAAGTTGCCGCGGAACACCGCGGCGACGTCATCCGGCGGTAGAGCCGGCTTTCAGTCGCTGCCCATCCGGTGATCTGCGGAGCAGGCCAGTGAAGCGTGCCCCGGCCCGATCAACCACGCCTGGCGTACCGCTACCCGGTCCATGGAGACGGCGGCGGACTTTCCGGGCCCGTGCGCAGCGATGTCCACCACGAGGAGGGCAGAAAGCGGTGTCGTCGGTGTCGTGCACTGCAGCACCGCCGATGTACTGCGGGCGGCACGCTGCGCGGCGTCGGCAGTGGCCGCCCACAGCTTTCCGCCGGCCTTGTCTGCCGAGGCGGTCAGCAGCCGCAGCCAGCAGGCCGACGCGCGACGAACCGTTCGTCGCCAGCCAGCAGCAGTTCGAGCGCGTCGCCGGGCGTGGGTATCAGGGCATCGCTCGTCCGGCCCGAACACCGCACCGGCTCTCTTCCCCGGTCCCCGCCTGCGGGGCAAGATCCACCAACGTGCCCCGGTTGGCGTTTTGCGGTGTGCGAGGACGCCGGCGCGGAGCCGGTCCAACGCGGCTGCTGATGCGCCGGGAAGCCTGACATGCGACCCTCCATCTGCGCACCGCCGGAAGGGACCCGCGGACTCTCTTCCTCCGGGGAACGGGGTCGTAGTCTGCGAGTAGAGCAACGCGATGGTCCTGCGAGGCGGTTCTGCCGGGCGGAGGTACTGGCCAGGCCCATGCATACAGGAAAATTACGCTTTTCCTGTAGCCTCTCGCGTCCCAGCCTGGATTACCGTCAAGCTGCGGCAGAGATCGAGGGGTTCACGTGGAAAAGTCCCAAACGCCTGGAAGAAAGCCCACGTTGTGCGGCCGTACGGAACCGCACCGGGCCCACCGTACCTGGACTAGCGCCGAGGTCGGCATCTCTCCCGGCGTTCCCACGGTGAACACAGCGCAGCCGGGCCCGAGTTTCGCCGCCTGGGTCTCCTCCTTCGCCCCCGCAGAAGCCGCGCGGTGACGCTCGTTCCCGCCGAGGGGCCCGACGCGTACGCGGCGGATGGCGCGGAACGCTCCGCCCGTGCGAGCCTCGCCCGGCTGACCGGCGACCCGCGTGACGACTGGCCGCCGCACGCCCGGCGCCTGTACGCGTACCTGGCCGACGTCTACGGCGAACGCGATGCGCTGCCCACCCTCGCTGCGGCCTGGATCGCCCACCAGCGCTCGGACGGCACCCGCAAGACGTACGCGCAGAACTTCAAGATCCTGGAGGGCTACCTGCGGGAGCGCGACGTGCATCCGCTCGCCCTCACGTTCCTGGTCGCCGACGCCTTCGCCAGCCACCTCAAGACGCTGCCCACCCTCGTCTGGCGCGGCGGTCGGCGCGTGCCGGAGGGACCACCGCGCGACGATGCCACCCGGCACAACGTGCTCTCCGCCAACTCCTCGTTCTACAAGTTCGTCCTCCAGACCCGGGTCCTGCCCAAGGAGATGATGGACAGCAACCCCTTTGACGGGGTCCTGTACCCGGCCATGGACCCGCTGTTCACCCGCACCGAGAGCCTGACCGAAGCCGAGTACGTCACGCTCGCGCGCACCGCCCGGCACGAGCATCCGTGCCGTCGTACGGCGTTCCGGCTGTACGTCCTAATCCTGGTGCTGTACCACCTGTGCCTGCGCATCGACGCCGCGCTCGGCGCGCGGATCGAGAAGCTGGGCTACGACAAGGGCCACCACACCCTGGAGGTACAGATCAAGGGCGGCACCTGGGTCACCAAGGCCGTGCCGCCGTTCGTCTGGCACGCAATCCGTGTCCTCGTCGGGGACCGCACGGAGGGCTTCATCTTCTGCACCAGCACCGGCAAGCGGCTCGACCAGGCGTCGCAGTGGCGTGCGATCCGGGCCACCGCGAAGCGGGCCGGTCTGCCGCAGAAGAAGCTCAGCCCGCACTCCTTGAAGCACTCCACGATCACCCACGCCTACGACCGGCCCGGCGCCCGCCCGGAGAAGATCCAGCATTGGGCCGACCACAAGGACCCGCGCACGACGCAGCGGTATAACCAGCGCCGCGGCGCGCTCGAAGGCAGCCCCGCCTACGACGCCGCCGCGTCCATGGCAGGGCATCTGCCACTTCGGCCAGCT includes:
- a CDS encoding tyrosine-type recombinase/integrase, whose protein sequence is MTLVPAEGPDAYAADGAERSARASLARLTGDPRDDWPPHARRLYAYLADVYGERDALPTLAAAWIAHQRSDGTRKTYAQNFKILEGYLRERDVHPLALTFLVADAFASHLKTLPTLVWRGGRRVPEGPPRDDATRHNVLSANSSFYKFVLQTRVLPKEMMDSNPFDGVLYPAMDPLFTRTESLTEAEYVTLARTARHEHPCRRTAFRLYVLILVLYHLCLRIDAALGARIEKLGYDKGHHTLEVQIKGGTWVTKAVPPFVWHAIRVLVGDRTEGFIFCTSTGKRLDQASQWRAIRATAKRAGLPQKKLSPHSLKHSTITHAYDRPGARPEKIQHWADHKDPRTTQRYNQRRGALEGSPAYDAAASMAGHLPLRPAPVACRRSRS
- a CDS encoding tyrosine-type recombinase/integrase, whose protein sequence is MSYHVRFWDIRERPDRRKPFEVRWTVSGRERSESFLTKGLAESRRAKLMTAARDGEPFDVRLGLPASEIRALKQRTTWYSLVREYIDQRWDRTPGNTRRTLADALATITPALVEGGAAYREPRVLRRALYSWAFNKNAWATEPREEWQSALDWLQRYTLPVSELEEPDVLRRGLDALCSKLDGNPAAAKTVKRKKAAINEVFGVAVERGYFAHNPLAGLRWVAPAVADEVDPDCVPNPAQVARLLTAVAAQPGRGPHLHAFFGCMYYAAMRPAEVIHLREAQCRLPATGWGLLNLKGGVVTAGKEWTNDGSSYEIHSLKRRAAKATRPVPIPPSFVAVLRGHIERFGVAPDGRLFRNQAGNYVDISAYNVTWRRARETTLTLGEQAQELARRPYDLRHAGISFWLASGVDPAECARRAGQSIQVLFRYYAKFLAEARDHANHLIEESMRRWDGGTEGAVGG
- a CDS encoding helix-turn-helix transcriptional regulator, whose protein sequence is MVRPPALKLAEVLAEIRMSPSAFYRLRARGQAPRMIKLPNGELRCRRVDLDAWWRECEKETPHWR